The genomic stretch TATTTTTCACTAACAGACCAAGCAGATCCTTCAATGTATATCTTATATCTGAATTTAGAAACACAGCAAAACAGCACGACTAAGAAAACAATATCAtgaattagaaagaaaaaaaaacagatgaaTATATactagaaattgacatgcattagCGTACCTATGAATGCATTGACTTGCTAAATTTGATTGCTTGTACCCTTCTCGTATTTCTCGACCCCAATCCTGCAACAATAACCAGTTTCATCCGTGCACTTTTTGTTCTTAATAATGTATACGAAGAGACAATGATCGAAGATTAAGGAGAAATCGTTATACTATGTTAGCATGCAAACTAATATAACGACTTACTGAACAAGGTTTAGACTAATTCGTGGCCAAGTTTTTTAACAAGAAAGATACGATAAATTATAGAAATATGCAAACCTGGGCATAAACACGAGCATTCCAATCATGTTGGTCTGAAACATTACATTTAAGAAGGTCTTGTCTAGTGGCTGCAACAGCTGGATTCCCTTTCCAATAAGCATAAGGTTCTCTGTCCACCCATCTAGTTCTCTTGTTTCCTTCCTCTAACTCCTTCAATAAAGGCACCCAAGGCTTTATGTTTATCTCCGGCCTATACAACAAAGTTAATCTTTATTAGTATTTATCATCTCAAACTAAAATCAAGACAAAAATATTTTCACAAATTCTAATAAAGCATATAAAACAGTAGTCTGTCTTACCAACCCCAAAATGACCAATCAGGAAAGACTATATCAAGTGAATTATCATCACCGCAGTAACGAAACACTGGAGGTGGTGACGTGGCATTGGGTCCGCTATATGCCTTAGAGAGAACAACTGGCCAGTCGACACAGTCGAACATCAAATCCAAATCCGGAACTCTTCCAGGGTACCTTCGTAACAACTGTAGAATTCCCCACAGCGTAAAAATATCTCTGGTTTGGAACGACTTCTGATACTTCTCTACGTAAGCCTTCCCCTTCACTATGACAAGTCTAAAGTTGGCTGTACGTTTGGCCCTCTCCACCATGTCTCTTGAGATACCCGTGTGAGCCCATGGCCTTAGGTCTTCGTGGATCCAGCGGAAGTACTCAGGACACGTCGAAGGAGATGGACGGTCGCGATCTTCTTCTGGGTTGAATGTGGTGGGATAATACGAGGGACAGGTGTGTGTGGGGTTGTAATTAGTACAGTTTAGTTGAATTTCAATTTTTGGTCGGTGTGATTTGGGAATTTCAGGttgcttttgagggtttttgtgggATGTTCCGCTTAAAATTGGCATTGTCATTCTAGCAATGTTCTGACAAAATAAACCATAGAAAAGTCGTAACATTGAAATGTAAAATATATCGAGAAAAACAATTTCCTTTAATCATTTGCATATGAAAAAAAAATGCTCATtagttatttttataaaatttaaactaTATGGTATGTATGAGGTGTTATGTGAATATGTAGTGTCCCATATCTTAGGAGCAAAGCAAAAACGTaacc from Humulus lupulus chromosome 5, drHumLupu1.1, whole genome shotgun sequence encodes the following:
- the LOC133834731 gene encoding uncharacterized protein LOC133834731, giving the protein MREQGLLGNFTEMIWQPFMKPSAKSSTLFVVVIFLIAGAFVSMRSVNTTNIARMTMPILSGTSHKNPQKQPEIPKSHRPKIEIQLNCTNYNPTHTCPSYYPTTFNPEEDRDRPSPSTCPEYFRWIHEDLRPWAHTGISRDMVERAKRTANFRLVIVKGKAYVEKYQKSFQTRDIFTLWGILQLLRRYPGRVPDLDLMFDCVDWPVVLSKAYSGPNATSPPPVFRYCGDDNSLDIVFPDWSFWGWPEINIKPWVPLLKELEEGNKRTRWVDREPYAYWKGNPAVAATRQDLLKCNVSDQHDWNARVYAQDWGREIREGYKQSNLASQCIHRYKIYIEGSAWSVSEKYILACDSVTLVVKPRYYDFFTRGLIPGQHYWPIKNDDKCRSTKFAVDWGNSHQKEAQEIGKAASEFIKKELKMDYVYDYMFLLLNEYAKLLQYMPTIPPKATELCSEAMACQTGGLTKEFMMESMVKSPADTDPCTMPSPYGPSSLFSALHRNTNSIKEVELWEKKYWESEGKEQ